The DNA segment GAGTGGCTCGGCGTATCACGGAGCAACTCTCCCAGCCCATTGATCTGGGCCTCCATCGCGTCCAGGTTACGGCCAGTATCGGAATCGCCATGATACCCCAGGATGGAGACTCCGTTGAAACCTTGCTCAAAAACGCTGATTTGGCCATGTACGCCGCCAAGCGTGCGGGTTCGAACACGTATAGTTTTTTTCAGGAATCAATGACCGAAGCGGCTCATAAGCGCTTTACCCTCGAGAACCTGCTGCGCCAAGCCATTTTCCGCAACGAACTCTCTCTTCATTACCAACCCCAGTTCGATCTGAGCACCGGTCGGGTTTCCGGCATGGAGGCCCTGTTGCGCTGGGACAGCCAGGAGTTGGGAAGCGTTTCACCAAGAGAGTTCATTCCCGTGGCGGAGGATTTCGGCCTGATCATCCCCATTGGGGAATGGGTCCTGCGCTCGGCCTGTGAACAAACCGCGGCATGGATCGCCCAAGGAGTGGATATCCCCCGGATTGCCGTCAACGTTTCCATGCATCAACTCGACCATGCTCGTTTTTCGGACATGGTCCAAGACATTCTGGCCCGAACCGGCCTGAAGCCGTCACGCTTGGAAATTGAAGTCACCGAAAGTCTGCTGGCCGTGAAACCCGAGAGAGTACTGAGAGTTTTGCGGGACTTGCGAGAAGTGGGGGTGCAGGTGGCCATCGACGATTTTGGTACCGGGTATGCCAGTTTGAGCCGACTCAAGGAATTGCCCGTGGACTGCCTCAAGCTCGATGGCTCGTTCATCGTTGATCTCAACGGCGGCAAACCGGACCAGGCCCTAATGGATGCAATGATAGCCATGGCCGCCGGACTGAAGCTTAGGGTGATCGCCGAGTGCGTGGAAACGACCCGTCAGTCGCTCTTTTTACGGGACAGGAAATGCCCTGAAGTCCAGGGTTTTCATTTCGGTCCACCCATGCCCCGGGAGCAAGCCGAGGCGTTTTTGAAGGGGCAAATCGTATCTGCCGGACTCGGGCCTCCAAACCCGGACATGGCGCATGGGTGAGGAGGAGTGCGTGAACACGTTTGAAGCGAATCGAAGGCATCGGGTATTGGTCATTGACGATACTCCAGCCATTCATGAGGATTTTCGGAAGACCCTGGCCGTTAGCGAGCCGACGGACAAAGGGCTGTTGGATATGGAGTCCGAACTTTTCGGGGTCAGCGCTCCTGAACCGGACTTGGGGAGTTTTAGCGTGGACTTCGCGTCGCAGGGCCGGGAGGGTGTGGACATGGCCGTGCGGGCCAAGGCCGAAGAGCTTCCCTACGCCTTGGCCTTTGTAGACGGACGGATGCCCCCCGGCATGGACGGCATCGAGACCAT comes from the Desulfonatronum sp. SC1 genome and includes:
- a CDS encoding bifunctional diguanylate cyclase/phosphodiesterase; its protein translation is MSIDTDTASHRILVIDDNASIHEDFRKILHHVYSARDEFLRMEAELFGRGDEPAPVGFEVDFASQGQEGLEKVLRAEADGRPYALAFVDGRMPPGWDGIETISRLWEVSPELQVVFCTAYADYSWRDIQQSLGVTDSLVILKKPFENLEVLQLAHALARKWELNREVQGRLRQLAFNDTLTGLANRVQFMDRLGQALGAALRHGHQAALLFIDLDHFKRVNDSLGHGVGDELLQAVAERLRNCLRDTDSLGRPSLSGLAARLGGDEFTAILPEIQKAESAARVARRITEQLSQPIDLGLHRVQVTASIGIAMIPQDGDSVETLLKNADLAMYAAKRAGSNTYSFFQESMTEAAHKRFTLENLLRQAIFRNELSLHYQPQFDLSTGRVSGMEALLRWDSQELGSVSPREFIPVAEDFGLIIPIGEWVLRSACEQTAAWIAQGVDIPRIAVNVSMHQLDHARFSDMVQDILARTGLKPSRLEIEVTESLLAVKPERVLRVLRDLREVGVQVAIDDFGTGYASLSRLKELPVDCLKLDGSFIVDLNGGKPDQALMDAMIAMAAGLKLRVIAECVETTRQSLFLRDRKCPEVQGFHFGPPMPREQAEAFLKGQIVSAGLGPPNPDMAHG